Below is a window of Allomuricauda ruestringensis DSM 13258 DNA.
TTCTAGACATATTTTGAAGCAATCGTTTTTTAAGGACGTGTACATGACGCTGCATCATAATTCGGAACATTCGTTCAACGGACGGAACTGCTTCAAGAAGTTCTTTTTTTGATTCCAAGGAAAGGAACAATATCTCGGTTTCCTCCAAGGTTTCGATACTTACTTGGCTGGGAACCTTGTTCTCAAAACTATTGATTTCACTTATCCACCAATCTTCAACCGCAAATTCAACCGTGTGTTCGTTTCCCTTATGATCGGTAAAAAATTCACGGGCACAACCCCGTTTAATATATGCTTCAAAACTACAGATGTCTCCCGAGCGTAAAATAAGCGTGTGCTTCGGGAATTTCTGATACTCAAAAAACTGAAGTGCCATATCGGATTCTTTATCCGATAATTCAATAAAACGTTCCAAATATTTTTTCAGCTCATTTTTCATAAAATATTAATTGAAAAACCGAAAGTAATTTCTTGTCCTAGTTCAATAAAAAGGGGAAAAAAACCCAATAAATTTGTTTTCGGCAATGTATCAAAGAATTTTG
It encodes the following:
- a CDS encoding Crp/Fnr family transcriptional regulator, coding for MKNELKKYLERFIELSDKESDMALQFFEYQKFPKHTLILRSGDICSFEAYIKRGCAREFFTDHKGNEHTVEFAVEDWWISEINSFENKVPSQVSIETLEETEILFLSLESKKELLEAVPSVERMFRIMMQRHVHVLKKRLLQNMSRNAMDRYLTFLEQYPTVVQRVPQYHIASYLGISQEFLSKLRKRAHQ